The genomic DNA AGTCAAAATTTAAAGTAgtattagttataaaaaaaaaaatcaaagatgatTTACAGAAGTAGTGATTTAATTTAAAGAAGTAAGggattttatttgtgtttttaagATGATTTGATAAcgtttattaataaatatgaaCACGGCACGTTTCACAATCATTCTAAGATGAAAGATGAATTGGACTTTGTTTTcccatataattaaatttacttGCGGAGAAGGGAAATAACAAATACACTTTTTTGAAAcggaaaaatagtaaaaaagtaaaaaggaaaatacaaaaaggaaaaggaaaaaagaaaaaaaaaaagaaatcataagttaacctaatttCTCTCGTCTATTTAAACCAAACGCCTCTCTTCAGAAAAATCTCCAATTCCGTTTGtctctcaatctctctgttttgattCTTCGTTTCTAAGAGGTAAATCTATTTCTCCCCTGATCGATCCCTTccacctttttcttttataatttctcAAGTCGTATTTAGGTCTTTTTGCTTTCATGCTTCgagatttgttgttgttgttgttgttgttgttatttcaATCTTGTTATGATTTGTTTGGTTAGAGAAGGGGTTTCGTTTTGATTTATGTTTAGCGTTGAAATCTTCATTACCCCGATTTGAGTTTGAGCTAAATTTGATTTTCCGCAAGTCTGTTGGGATAATTCAATTCTAGGTTTCGATTTACgattcatagatttttttttatagattgattAGGTTTTAGCTTTGTAACGTTTAatgagattttgttgttgttggttcattaCTCTCTAATTCGTTTggttcattgttttgttttgttttcagagtCTGCTGCTGCAAGttgtggtgtgtgtgtgtggggaGGGGAACTCAAAGAATCGAAAATTTTTTTGAAGCTTTATTTTATGTCTGACAAGATATCACCCTTTTGTTGTCCATCTGGTTGCTTGGAAAACACTGTCCTACATCCAGAACTAAGAACTACTACTAGTTCTTCCATCACTCTTGTTTCTCGCATCTTCAAACCCGAGACTCCTCCTCCTTTCTGACCACTACACaaccaaaaagaacaacatCATGGCGCTACAGAACATTGGTGCTTCCAACGCTAACGATGCCTTCTACAGGTACAAGATGCCTAAGATGGTTACCAAGACTGAAGGCAAAGGTAATGGTATCAAGACCAACATTATCAACAATGTTGAGATTGCCAAGGCTTTGGCCCGACCTGCTTCTTACACCACCAAGTACTTTGGCTGTGAGCTTGGTGCCCAGTCTAAGTTTGACGAGAAGACTGGGACTTCTCTTGTGAATGGGGCACACAATACTTCCAAGCTTTCTGGTCTTCTGGAGAATTTTATCAAGAAGTATGTCCAGTGCTACGGATGTAAGAACCCGGAGACTGAGATTATTATCACCAAGGCTCAGATGGTGAATCTCAAGTGTGCTGCTTGCGGGTTTATCTCTGAGGTTGACATGAGGGACAAGCTGACTAATTTCATTCTCAAGAACCCGCCGGAGCAGAAGAAGGGAGGTAAGGACAAGAAAGCGATGAGGAAAGCTGAGAAGGATAGGCTTAAGGAAGGGGAAGCAGCTGATGAGGAGCAGAAGAGACTGAAGAAGGAAGCTAAGAAGAAAGCACTTGCTAACGGCAAGGATGCTTCTTCTAAGACGTCCAAGAGCCATTCTTCTGATGAGGATATTAGCCCCAAGCATGAAGAGAATGTGCTGGATGTGGATGAGGATGAAaacgacgatgatgatggtgtCCAGTGGCAAACCGATACTTCCAGAGAAGCTGCTgagaaaagaatgaaagaacAGTTGAGTGCTGTAACTGCGGAGATGGTGATACTCTGTCCAAGGGAAGCAATAGAGAAAAAGGCCCCCATAAGCAAATCTAACGGGGATGTTGTGAATGCTGAGAATCCTCCACAAGAGGAGAAGAATCTCGTGCAGGAGATGAAAGAGTATCTGAAGAAAGGCTCACCGATTAGCGAGCTCAAAAGTttcatctcatctctctctgaGCCTCCACAGGATGTCATGGACGCACTCTTCAATGCCCTCTTTGACGGCGTGGGAAAAGGATTCGCTAAAGAAGTgactaagaagaagaattacTTAGCGgctgcagcagcaacaacacaAGAAGATGGATCACAGATGCATCTGCTCAACTCAATCGGAACATTCTGTGGAAAGAATGGAAACGAAGAAGCAGTGAAAGAGGTTGCTCTGGTTCTAAAAGCACTGTACGACCAAGACATCATTGAGGAAGAGTTTGTGTTGGAATGGTACAATAAGGGTGTGACTGGAGTTGAGAAAAGCTCGCCGGTTTGGAAGAATATTAAGCCTTTTGTGGAGTGGCTCCAGAGCGCTGAGTCCGAGTCTGAAGAGGAGGATTGAGACATTATTTTTCTTCcctatgtttctttttttgttgttgttgcgggGGATCTCTTATTATAAACCAGTTATCAGAATTCTTCTTATTGAGATATTTTTGCAgtcttttataataaaacactATTATATGTCGCAAAGTATGTGTTTGTGATGGTTTCGTCGGTCGTACTCGAGAAATAATTTAGACGCACGAGTGACGACGAGTCTGTCTGAGAAGATTGATTTGGTCATTGACTTGTTTGGTAAAAAATATGATTGGCACTGTTTTAACGAATCTATTAAAAATCGTAACCATCCATGATGCTATTAGTGGGCCTTATATAAGAAAATTCGAAAAACAGAAGCAGAGGGCCGTTTGAACGGAATCaagatcaataaataaaaataaaaattaatttgattttaaaatcacaacAAACATTCTTTACCTGGCCACCCATCTATCTGCTTTTCCTCACGCGCCATTGATGTCtactttacaaaattatatagtGACGAAACGGATTTATAATACTTCTTTATTGAAATTGAACAAATATAAGAGTAAAGACCAACTGTGacaagaaaatttttaaaaaaaaggtaaacttAAGACCAACTAGCCTATTTTACAACAgtacaacaaaataaattggTCCAATTAGTTATTAGAGCTgttgtatatatttgtatttaaaatttcaagTGTAACGATAAgtagatttatattttaattgggggaaaacaaacaatttcatatattaaattttattattaaagtaTATGAGACGAAGAAGGTcgtataaaatttattgttaccAAGGTAAAGAAATATGAATCACAACAGACATTCTCAAATGGGCCACCGTATTAGTGAGATATCTCTACGCGCAGTGGTTTATACACTCTTCTAACAAATATTAATAGAAAGAAGATATCAGCAggcatatatattttaatatactgtatttttttctttccattcggatatttagatattttctCTGAAATTATCTTGtacttaaattaaaaagtaagacAGCTTGCTAATTGCAACCGtacaaaacaagataaatttgAAATCCGAtccattttgattttctttgattttgttagaCAAATAAATCTACTTTTTTGtgtgtattaaaaaaacaaacaaaaaccgtATGAAAAACACAAGTAAAAATATTGACAAagtactgttttttttaatatatctaaaGTGAAAAATAgacattgtaatttttttttttaatacctctGCCTCCTCAAAACGTGAAAAGGGTcttatttatataagtaagaCTGATTATTTGCTTTTTGATTTGTCTTTACTATTGCAATAAAAttcattctaaaaaaaatttcctgtGTTGTATAAGAAATAATTCAAAGTGCCAAGTCTCTTATTTTAAGGTAGAGAGGTATAATCATTTAATGTTTCTTCTAATAAACAAAGTCATAGTACTTTTTTATTCTAATCATTTTAGGTCattaaatttttggtaattcgtttattgttttttcttctacttttctgtaaatcacaaaaaaagaaaaatagtactagtagtaataaacattttttttttatttcgttcCAACAGAAAATGCAATAATGAGCATAAAAAtcgcaaaaaataaaaaggaaataaaagaacatcaTTAACTGaacctaaaattaaaattaaaattaaaaaaagagagagtgagatacACGCTCTAAAGATCGAACGGTTGAAAAGAGCAGGTTAGTGGCGATATCACAAAAGGTTTTGTTGTCGTCTGCCTTTAAACTGTAAAATATtcccttcaaaaaaaaataaaaaaatcaaagcaaaatcaaaaattctctatacagagagagagagagagaagcaccGTAACAGTAAATCGCTATCCCTTCGCTTTTGCTTTCCCCTTCTCTGCCCGtttcaattctctctctctctctccctcagaCATCTCTCTCTAACACCTAACAGTACCTactacctcttcttcttcttcttcttccttcgctGACTTCGTTACactgtaaaacaaaacaactatgtCACCGCCGTCGGATTCAGCCGCCGGTGACATCCTCCACCGTGGAGTCGATCCGATGATCTGGCGAGCTTGTGCTGGTGCTTCCGTGCAGATCCCTTTGCTCTACTCTAGGGTTTNAttcattctaaaaaaaatttcctgtGTTGTATAAGAAATAATTCAAAGTGCCAAGTCTCTTATTTTAAGGTAGAGAGGTATAATCATTTAATGTTTCTTCTAATAAACAAAGTCATAGTACTTTTTTATTCTAATCATTTTAGGTCattaaatttttggtaattcgtttattgttttttcttctacttttctgtaaatcacaaaaaaagaaaaatagtactagtagtaataaacattttttttttatttcgttcCAACAGAAAATGCAATAATGAGCATAAAAAtcgcaaaaaataaaaaggaaataaaagaacatcaTTAACTGaacctaaaattaaaattaaaattaaaaaaagagagagtgagatacACGCTCTAAAGATCGAACGGTTGAAAAGAGCAGGTTAGTGGCGATATCACAAAAGGTTTTGTTGTCGTCTGCCTTTAAACTGTAAAATATtcccttcaaaaaaaaaaaaaaaaatcaaagcaaaatcaaaaattctctatacagagagagagagagagaagcaccGTAACAGTAAATCGCTATCCCTTCGCTTTTGCTTTCCCCTTCTCTGCCCGtttcaattctctctctctctctccctcagaCATCTCTCTCTAACACCTAACAGTACCTactacctcttcttcttcttcttcttccttcgctGACTTCGTTACactgtaaaacaaaacaactatgtCACCGCCGTCGGATTCAGCCGCCGGTGACATCCTCCACCGTGGAGTCGATCCGATGATCTGGCGAGCTTGTGCTGGTGCTTCCGTGCAGATCCCTTTGCTCTACTCTAGGGTTTACTACTTCCCCCAAGGCCACGTCGAGCACTGTTGTCCTTCCTCACCTCTCGTCTCTACTCCTCCTCCTTCGACCTCTCCCGTTCCTTGCCTCATCTCTTCAATCCAGTTGCTCGCGGATCCGATCACCGATGAGGTCTTCGCTCACCTCCTTCTTCAACCCGTGTCTCAGGACCAGTTTGTCCCAACCACCAATTTCTCTAGATTCGCTGGTTACGAAGGCGATGTTgttgataacaacaacaaggtcactACCTTCGCTAAAATACTCACTCCTTCCGATGCTAACAATGGTGGTGGCTTCTCCGTTCCTCGCTACTGTGCTGATTCCGTCTTCCCTCTCCTTGATTTCGCAGCCGATCCTCCTGTTCAGAAGCTCTTCATCACCGATATCCACGGAGCCGTTTGGGATTTCAGGCATATCTATCGCGGTACTCCCAGGCGCCACTTGTTAACCACCGGGTGGAGCAAATTCGTCAACGGCAAGAAGCTGATCGCCGGGGATTCGGTGGTGTTTATGAGGAAATCGCATGATGAGATGTTCATCGGCGTGAGGCGAGCACCGATTTCGAGTAGCGGCGGAGGAACGAGCTACTACGGTGGCGATGAGTACAACGGTTATTACAGCCAGAGTAACGGATTCGTTCCTCCTCCTAAGGAAGATGACGGATGTGCGAAGAAGACGTTTAGGAGGAGTGGTTTAGGTAAACTGACGGCTGAAGCGGTCTCGGAGGCGATGAATCGAGCGGCCAAGGGTTTACCATTTGAAGTGGTGTTTTATCCAACTGCTGGGTGGTCCGATTTTGTTGTGAGAGCCGAAGATGTTGAGTCCTCCATGTCTATGTACTGGACGTCTGGTACTAGGGTCAAGATGGCTATGGAGACCGAGGATTCTTCCCGGATCACGTGGTTTCAAGGCATTGTTTCCTCTACTTATCAGGAGACTGGTCCATGGCGTGGATCCCCTTGGAAGCAGCTTCAggtatatatgatgtttttgtttaataatggTCTCTGCTCAATTTAGACTCGATCTTATTATATCTCTAGTGTGCAAGACTTACTGGAGTTAGTTCAAGTCTCATTCTGGTTTATTGAAATGCTAATCTGGGGTTTTGAAATGTGAGGTTGTTTTGTGCTGAGATTGCTGTGTTGCTTTGAAATCAAATACATTTCTGAATTGGAAACAGAACTAGTAAATTCATATGAAAATGATTGTACTGGAAACAGGATTTAGTTGATTCGACAATGAAATCATTGAAAATGGAAACAGGATTAGTTGATTCCACATTTTTAAATCATTGAAAATAAGTAGCAATGTCTTGATCTTGTGTTGAAATCAGCTTCCTTGATGTAGAGATGCTTTTCTGGCCACGCAATGTACATTGTGTTTGTTAAACTAGTGGTAATCTTAAGATACTTGCATTTTGTCAGTACATTCTGCTTAGTCtaatcatttgtttgttttgaacttGCCTAGATCACATGGGATGAACCTGAGATTCTGCAAAACGTGAAGAGGGTGAATCCTTGGCAAGTTGAAATGGTTGCAAATGCAACTCAACTTCATGCATCTTTCCCTCCAGCAAAGAGGTTGAAGTATCCCCACACCGGAGGGTTCTTGAGTGGAGATGACGGAGAAATCCACTATCCTCCTCAAAGAGGACTGTCTAGTGCAGCAGCACCTGATTCAAGTCCCTATATGTTCCCGTATACTACATTTCCTGCTGGCATGCAGGGAGCCAGGCAATATGAATTTGGGTCTTACAATCCAACCGGATTCATTGGAGAAAATCCTCCCCAGTTATCCACCAATAACTTCTTTAGTGCGCTTCCTGGGTTGGAAAAAGTGTCGACTGAGAAGAATTTTGGAAGTCAGCCATCAGATAACTTATCACCTAATAGCAACACCACCAATCAGTCCTCTGGAAATGACCTGGTTGGAAACCGAGGCCCCACTGAAGCAAAAGCTAACTCGATTAAGTTATTTGGAAAGACCATTACGGTGCAGGAGCCTTCTGAGAGCGGTCCTGCAGAGTCTGGCTTGTGTGAAGAGGATGGCAGCAAAGAGTCAAGCGACAATACAACACAATTGTCCTTGACACCCGGTCCTAAAAACCCGTGAAGATTCTAGGTGCCTAAAGACTCCAACAGCCACGCAGAGTATAGCTGCCAAGGTATATTCTGATCTTTTAAGTACAGTAATCTATTGAATCAGTTGGTAAAGctattattactattttgcACAAGCTGATATCTCGTCCTTCCCCCAATGAAATATTATACAATAGACTAAGAAACGCATTTTATGACTTGTGAAAATTGTCTCTATCTCTTCAGTCTCTTCAGTAATCGCCTTGGAGTTTGGAATGTAAGCATTACTTGGAATCAAGATAGTTGGTCATATATCATTACAAATCCATGTCCTTTCACTGCATTAAATTACCCATATTTGGTCTCATATACACTATTAAGGACACACAAAATTGGCTCCGTCATCCATGTGAACTATACAAGTCCATATAACATTATTTGTCTGGTTGTGTTACAATTTTGAATTTGCAGAAAGagcttatttatatatacaatacattATAATGTGGCACATTACAATGTGGCACATGCCGCACATCTCAAGGTTGGAATgatttgtactctttttttattttggttgtttgtggtgttttcacAGGGTTTAAAAAGTGAAGAAGTGGTGGATCTTTGCTGGAATCTCCGAAGTCccaagtagtagtagtactattATCCATATATATTTGGTGTTTCTGCATTTGACTTTTTCTCTGGGTTTTCTTCGTTGCCACGTgacaatctgttttttttttttacttctattttTTCACCAATTTCTCAGACACATTTGATGAACATCTCGCTCTCATTTCCTAATCGTTTAACTATTTTATTAGGGTAAATTGTCTGGATGTTTTACGTAACCGTGTTTTAAAGACTCGTTATTGCAgtaaaaacagtaaataaattCTATGATTTAGTCATCAATCCTCTTTATATGCTATAAAGCCTATTGATGGATCTATGTTAATGGGGCCAACCAGAGAGAGTAATTAActgctgttgttgttctttGCCAATAAATAGTGgtaccatttttttaaaattcccctaaacctaataataataaataaaggaaGCTCTCAAGGTCCCTACAATGTTTCTGACTCTTTCtgttgtgtgtgtgtctctGACTCATTAAATCTGTGTAACGGATCATCTATAATAGCAGTGCCTATTTGACAGTAAGCTAGGGTTGGGTTGGTTTGATTAGTAGTAATTATTAATCAGACAAATAAGTAGTACTAGTATTAGGGTGGTTTGGTTAGCAATTTAAGACGACCTAAATTTATTGGCCGATGGAGAAAATGGTAAGAGACATTGAAGGATCTCTCATAAAACCAAGCGGAGGCGCACAATAAATATAGCTAGACTTGGCTCAATGTTTCTCATCGTTATTTCACCATAATCTCTATACATTCAAAACCTATTAATTATGTTATAAGTTATAAGGATCCAAGTTATAACTAGTAAGTAAATTGTGAACTTGGTTAAAATAGGTATCAAAATCCGATTGGGAGAGTGGACCAGGTCTCGGTTTTTTAGTTTCCTGAAATGGTAATAGTATGATAAAGATAGAAGAATCCATTCTTGGACAATTTAGCTGTGTAAGTTTACAGCCTGTAACGCAAAACTAcagttgagacttgagagtgtTAGgacaaccaacaacaaaaaaaagaaaaagtaaaatatttaaaaaatatcagaATATGGTTACGTTTTGGGGATACACAAACCATTCTTGGTTCTGACTTCAATCATAACTCTCTGAATTTACACAAGGacgagaaaaaatatttaattattcgatataaaaaaaaatgttgatttcaaaatgaaaattagcAAGTGGGTGAAGTTTTTGCATGGTAAAAAAGCagcaaaaaagtgtgaaaaagAAGTACATGAGGAGAGGTGTGGTGTCGTCGGCGTAAGAGGCAAAGCCTGACTGAAGTTTTCTAGTAACCCAACTTTCCaaatagctttttttttaccaaaaaaactttccaaatagcttttttttaattttactttttggtttcaactgttaattgatttttgatGATGCCTCACCTCTCTCCCATCTCCCTTATAATTTCTGTTTATAATACTTCATACCTACATTTTAAATACTGTAATTGTTtctaaaatgatcaaattaagTAGTTGACAAAAAACTTGTATGATCTtattccaaaaaacaaaaaagttagaGGCAATTCAATGTTAcataaacaatagaaaatttttATGTAACAAATGAATGGATtggagaaaacaaatgaaacaacaagaatcaaatcaaacaaattagTAGTACTaagagcatgggcattggtgtccctcagattttggtccttcaaatataataagattattttcagagtttcttaaaTTTGACATAAGCATTGGTGTCCCTCACATTTTGGTCCCCCAGCATACAATATAACTACAATGAGACACAAGAGAAAGCTAGCCATACAAAGCTAAATCACACTTGACCATTGCTTAGTTAAGTTACCTGAATAACTGACggcaagaacagagaaaagagCCATTTGAACTGCAGTCCCTGCAAGTAGGAGAAGCAAAGAAACGAGTCAAGGTTCATTCTACAATATAATTATGTAGGGAGAAAGAGGATTACCTGACTGatgacaaattttaaaatgcCAGCTCTTTCTAACTCAACCAAAGCCATATGAGTCATGCTAGGCATTGCACGATGAAATGGCAAAGATGCTTTCTGAAAACAATAAACACGGCTCACATATGTTAACTTGCAGGATATTATGCTTTATGAAATGTTAGGTATATAACCAGACAGTCCAAGGAAATGCCATCAAGTCAATCAATGATGAGTAAAAAGCCTTGGCTCAGACCTGTAAAGTCCAAATTCCTTTAGGGCCTCGGAAATCAGGAATACCACAAGAAGTTGAAATGCCAGCACCTGTGAAGACTACTAGATGCTTACTCTGCAAAACATAAAACCATCCTTCTTGAAGATACTTACATAAGAACAGgaaacaaaagccaaaatatgcaaaagcatcaagaagaatatgaaaacaGGACACAGATCCAAAACCTTTTGAATCATTTCCCAAAACCAAAGTTAGCACAATGGTGAAATAGACAATAAATACGCCAAGAATCTAGCAACCAAATCCCTTTATACAGACGTCATTTGCCAAACATTTGGCTTGTTAGATTAAAACAATGATAAACAAAGAGTCAAATTCTACACACAAAATCAGACAAAGGCTTTTTGCATAATCAGTAAATAAGAACCATTGACATTGTTTTTTTAGGAGACCCACAAGGAATAAAGACACCTAGCtcatcttaagttgcttgatatAACCCAATTCCAA from Camelina sativa cultivar DH55 chromosome 7, Cs, whole genome shotgun sequence includes the following:
- the LOC104702566 gene encoding probable eukaryotic translation initiation factor 5-2, which codes for MALQNIGASNANDAFYRYKMPKMVTKTEGKGNGIKTNIINNVEIAKALARPASYTTKYFGCELGAQSKFDEKTGTSLVNGAHNTSKLSGLLENFIKKYVQCYGCKNPETEIIITKAQMVNLKCAACGFISEVDMRDKLTNFILKNPPEQKKGGKDKKAMRKAEKDRLKEGEAADEEQKRLKKEAKKKALANGKDASSKTSKSHSSDEDISPKHEENVLDVDEDENDDDDGVQWQTDTSREAAEKRMKEQLSAVTAEMVILCPREAIEKKAPISKSNGDVVNAENPPQEEKNLVQEMKEYLKKGSPISELKSFISSLSEPPQDVMDALFNALFDGVGKGFAKEVTKKKNYLAAAAATTQEDGSQMHLLNSIGTFCGKNGNEEAVKEVALVLKALYDQDIIEEEFVLEWYNKGVTGVEKSSPVWKNIKPFVEWLQSAESESEEED
- the LOC104702568 gene encoding auxin response factor 17-like, translating into MSPPSDSAAGDILHRGVDPMIWRACAGASVQIPLLYSRVYYFPQGHVEHCCPSSPLVSTPPPSTSPVPCLISSIQLLADPITDEVFAHLLLQPVSQDQFVPTTNFSRFAGYEGDVVDNNNKVTTFAKILTPSDANNGGGFSVPRYCADSVFPLLDFAADPPVQKLFITDIHGAVWDFRHIYRGTPRRHLLTTGWSKFVNGKKLIAGDSVVFMRKSHDEMFIGVRRAPISSSGGGTSYYGGDEYNGYYSQSNGFVPPPKEDDGCAKKTFRRSGLGKLTAEAVSEAMNRAAKGLPFEVVFYPTAGWSDFVVRAEDVESSMSMYWTSGTRVKMAMETEDSSRITWFQGIVSSTYQETGPWRGSPWKQLQITWDEPEILQNVKRVNPWQVEMVANATQLHASFPPAKRLKYPHTGGFLSGDDGEIHYPPQRGLSSAAAPDSSPYMFPYTTFPAGMQGARQYEFGSYNPTGFIGENPPQLSTNNFFSALPGLEKVSTEKNFGSQPSDNLSPNSNTTNQSSGNDLVGNRGPTEAKANSIKLFGKTITVQEPSESGPAESGLCEEDGSKESSDNTTQLSLTPGPKNP
- the LOC104702569 gene encoding NAD-dependent protein deacetylase SRT1-like isoform X1; this translates as MKIQTMGSIEEEQRPLIEEGLISQSKHLVVFTGAGISTSCGIPDFRGPKGIWTLQKASLPFHRAMPSMTHMALVELERAGILKFVISQGLQFKWLFSLFLPSVIQVT
- the LOC104702569 gene encoding NAD-dependent protein deacetylase SRT1-like isoform X2 yields the protein MIQKSKHLVVFTGAGISTSCGIPDFRGPKGIWTLQKASLPFHRAMPSMTHMALVELERAGILKFVISQGLQFKWLFSLFLPSVIQVT